A stretch of DNA from Catenulispora acidiphila DSM 44928:
AACTGTTCGGCGTGAAGCCCGGCGTCGGCTCGCTGATCGCGGCGTCGATGTGCGGCCGCCCCGGCCGGTGCGAGAACGGCGGGATGTTCAGCGCCACCTGCACCTGCTGCGGCGTCTCCAGAAGCCCGGGACCGGTCAGCGCCTCGGCGTACCCGAAAGCGCTGTCCATCAGCGTCTCGAGCAACTCCGGCTCGTCCGCCGCCGCCGGAAAGTAGAAGTGGTGGCCGACCTGTCCCTGCGCCGGCGGGTTGGCGGCGATCAGCTCGTCGATCCGCTTGTTCGCTTTTGCCACGACGTTCCGAGCCACCACACCCGGGACGACGACGTACCCCCGCTCGCCGAATTCCTTCAGCTGTTCAGTGCTCAACACCTCGCCAGCGTAGGCACGGCGGCTAAGACCGGGCGACGGGTTTTAGACCGTCACCGCGGTCGCCGGCACCGGGCTCGCCGGCGACCAGCCCGGGCCGCGCAGCACGTAACCGAACCGTGCCCGCCAGCCTGCGGCGCCGCGCACGTCCCGCGCGATCGCGGCGTATTCGTGCGCTGCGACACGCAGCGGATTGAACGTCCCGATGTTCTTCGTCAGCCCGTACTCCACCGGCTCGCCCTCGGGCTCGAAAGACCGGAACAGCCGGTCGAAGACGATGAACACGCCGCCGTAGTTCTTGTCCAGGTAGCCCTGGTTCGAGCCGTGGTGCACGCGGTGGTGCGAGGGCGTGTTCATCACGAACTCGATCGGGCGCCACATCGTGGCGATCCGCTCGGTGTGGATCCAGAACTGGTAGAGCAGGTTCATCGCCGCCGTCGCGAAGATCATGTACGACGGGAACCCGACCAGCGCCAGCGGCAGCAGGAAGATCGTGTTGCCGACCCCGGTCCAGGTCTGGCGCAGCGCCGTGGACAGGTTGTAGTGCCGGCTGGAGTG
This window harbors:
- a CDS encoding phytanoyl-CoA dioxygenase family protein; the protein is MLSTEQLKEFGERGYVVVPGVVARNVVAKANKRIDELIAANPPAQGQVGHHFYFPAAADEPELLETLMDSAFGYAEALTGPGLLETPQQVQVALNIPPFSHRPGRPHIDAAISEPTPGFTPNSFTLLAGVFVTDQLRENSGNLWVWPGTHRTHAEYFRERGIEMYCAYPDIELPEPEQVTARAGDLLLAHYLLGHNIGGNYESDTTRRMLYYRVSGRGHAEGPERILTEPWYEYGPVRALI
- a CDS encoding sterol desaturase family protein, which encodes MRLVIDGIDLTTLAIPFYVLFMALELLSLRFFPDPVEQGYTVKDTATSLTMGIGSIVCNLGWGLVTVAAVAGVHALAPWHIASSLTGWLVLFVAYDFFYYWEHRANHRVRILWASHVVHHSSRHYNLSTALRQTWTGVGNTIFLLPLALVGFPSYMIFATAAMNLLYQFWIHTERIATMWRPIEFVMNTPSHHRVHHGSNQGYLDKNYGGVFIVFDRLFRSFEPEGEPVEYGLTKNIGTFNPLRVAAHEYAAIARDVRGAAGWRARFGYVLRGPGWSPASPVPATAVTV